The following proteins are encoded in a genomic region of Dyadobacter sp. UC 10:
- a CDS encoding outer membrane beta-barrel protein, with translation MNRYFSSALLILGLLFSSFVHAQDSRISGTVIDSVNRSAVVGAYVAVSRNVPDAKPEYVTTDVDGKFSFTGLSKETAYLVKVSYLSYKDFTKVVTITNDTQDLGTIQLTEAVANLKEVKVIGQVTPMEQKGDTTQFNAAAFKTNPDATTEDLIQKMPGITVTNGTVTAHGETVNRVLVDGKPFFGDDAALTLKSLPAEVVDKIEVFDKLSDQAQFTGFDDGSAQKTINIVTKADRKMGQFGKVFAGYGLDNRYQAGGNVSFFKGDQRISVVGMSNNINMQNFSGQDLLGVTGGGGGRGGSSGNFMVGNQSGITGTNSFGLNYANKFGKKVEVTGSYFFNRTGNVNEQTTSQEFILAEADSNQFYNEASRTSSTNANHRLNFRVEYNIDPNNSLIVTPRLSFQDNNSGSSKTGLTALGDGSKINGLDNTQRNFNKGYNFSNDLLFRHSFAKKGRTVSLNVNTQLNDRNGTRNLYSRNLYYDTFGLPEIAMRGDTIDQLSYTNSDGITLGGNVIYTEPLSKTGQLQLNYGLTVSNSNSSRETYNMSFDENTYSDLDTLLSNNFDNRYITNRAGLGYRYRKNSWSANLGVDFQNTGLYSQQLAPYNAKVDQSFTNFLPNFMLSYRSKTGTQFRTFFRSSTSQPSISQLQNVVDNSNPLSLTAGNPNLKQEYRNMFNVRYSLAGAKRPYSLNAMIFLTQTNNAIVNSTIIAREPMTLENGIVLERGARLTSPINVDGSWNARSFLAYGKPIAPLKLNLNITTGFNYVRSPGMINNVPNFSNTYAMSQGLVLSSNVSENIDFTVSYSGNYNIVRNTIQPNLNNNYYTQGITGRVNWIFGKGFVVQSDINNQSYRGLGEGFNRNFTLWNASIGKKFLKNNAGELKLTVFDILKQNNSISRNVTETYVQDVTNRVLTQYAMLTFTYTLKNFGKMPSNDSNRRREYNGDGGGFRNRGEGRGPGSF, from the coding sequence ATGAACCGTTATTTTTCCTCCGCCCTGCTGATACTGGGATTGCTTTTCAGCAGTTTCGTACACGCCCAGGATTCCCGGATCTCGGGTACCGTTATTGATAGCGTCAATCGCTCGGCGGTAGTCGGCGCTTATGTGGCGGTGAGCAGGAATGTTCCTGATGCCAAGCCCGAATACGTTACCACCGATGTGGATGGTAAATTTTCATTCACGGGACTTTCGAAAGAAACGGCCTATTTGGTAAAGGTATCCTACCTGAGCTATAAGGATTTTACAAAAGTTGTTACCATCACAAATGACACCCAGGATCTGGGAACGATCCAGTTAACCGAAGCCGTAGCAAACCTGAAAGAAGTGAAGGTAATCGGACAGGTTACCCCGATGGAACAAAAGGGAGATACTACCCAATTCAACGCGGCTGCTTTTAAAACTAACCCCGACGCCACCACAGAAGACCTGATCCAGAAAATGCCGGGTATAACCGTCACAAATGGAACAGTAACCGCCCACGGCGAAACGGTGAACAGGGTATTGGTAGACGGGAAACCCTTCTTCGGGGACGATGCAGCACTTACCCTGAAATCCCTTCCGGCAGAAGTAGTGGACAAAATAGAAGTTTTCGATAAGCTCAGCGACCAGGCGCAATTCACGGGATTTGACGATGGCAGTGCGCAGAAAACGATCAATATCGTGACAAAAGCAGATCGTAAAATGGGTCAGTTTGGTAAAGTTTTCGCCGGTTACGGACTTGACAACCGATATCAGGCAGGCGGGAATGTGAGTTTCTTCAAGGGAGATCAGCGCATTTCGGTTGTGGGGATGAGCAATAATATCAATATGCAGAATTTCTCCGGGCAGGATCTGCTGGGTGTTACAGGCGGCGGTGGCGGCCGGGGAGGATCTTCCGGGAATTTTATGGTCGGAAACCAAAGCGGGATTACCGGCACCAATTCTTTCGGACTTAATTATGCCAATAAATTTGGTAAAAAAGTGGAGGTGACGGGCAGCTATTTCTTCAACCGGACCGGGAATGTAAATGAGCAGACTACTTCTCAGGAATTTATTCTCGCAGAGGCCGACAGTAATCAGTTTTATAATGAAGCCAGCCGGACTTCGAGTACCAATGCCAACCACCGGCTGAACTTCCGGGTAGAATACAATATCGATCCCAACAATTCATTGATCGTGACGCCGCGGCTAAGTTTTCAGGATAACAACTCCGGAAGTTCCAAAACGGGACTTACCGCACTTGGGGATGGTAGCAAGATCAACGGGCTGGATAACACGCAGCGCAATTTTAATAAAGGCTATAACTTCTCGAATGATCTTTTGTTCCGCCACAGCTTTGCGAAAAAGGGCCGGACAGTCAGTTTGAATGTGAATACCCAGCTGAATGACCGCAACGGAACGCGGAATCTATATTCCCGCAACTTATACTACGACACTTTCGGGCTGCCGGAAATCGCAATGAGAGGCGACACGATCGACCAGCTGAGCTACACCAATTCGGACGGGATCACATTGGGCGGTAATGTGATTTATACAGAGCCACTGAGTAAAACGGGACAGCTGCAATTGAACTACGGGTTGACCGTCAGCAACAGCAATTCCAGCAGAGAGACTTATAATATGAGTTTTGATGAAAACACCTATTCAGATCTGGACACTTTGCTTTCCAATAATTTTGACAACCGCTATATAACCAACCGCGCCGGACTGGGGTACCGTTACCGGAAAAACAGCTGGTCGGCCAACCTGGGGGTTGATTTCCAAAATACAGGATTGTACAGCCAGCAGCTTGCACCTTACAATGCAAAAGTGGATCAGTCTTTTACTAATTTCCTGCCTAATTTCATGCTGAGTTACCGTTCGAAAACCGGTACCCAGTTCAGGACTTTTTTCCGCAGCTCGACGAGCCAGCCTTCGATTTCACAGTTGCAGAATGTGGTGGATAATAGCAACCCGCTTTCGCTGACAGCAGGTAACCCCAATCTGAAACAGGAATACCGGAATATGTTCAATGTCAGATATTCTCTTGCAGGCGCAAAACGCCCTTATAGCCTGAATGCAATGATCTTTTTGACCCAGACCAATAATGCGATCGTCAATTCAACAATCATTGCCCGGGAACCGATGACATTGGAAAACGGCATCGTGCTTGAACGCGGCGCCCGGCTTACCTCGCCGATCAACGTCGATGGCAGCTGGAATGCACGTTCGTTCCTGGCTTACGGAAAACCGATCGCACCATTGAAGTTGAATCTGAATATCACTACCGGTTTCAATTACGTGAGATCGCCGGGAATGATCAATAACGTGCCCAACTTTTCCAACACTTATGCCATGTCACAGGGACTTGTGCTGAGCAGCAATGTGAGCGAGAATATTGATTTCACGGTCTCTTATTCAGGAAACTACAATATCGTGCGAAATACCATTCAGCCAAACCTCAATAATAATTACTATACGCAGGGCATAACCGGCCGGGTTAACTGGATTTTTGGTAAAGGATTTGTAGTACAAAGTGACATTAACAATCAGTCGTACCGGGGGTTAGGAGAAGGTTTCAATCGCAACTTTACATTATGGAATGCGAGTATTGGCAAGAAGTTCCTGAAAAACAACGCAGGAGAATTGAAACTGACTGTTTTTGATATTCTGAAACAAAACAACAGCATCAGCCGGAATGTGACCGAAACATATGTGCAGGATGTCACCAACCGAGTACTGACCCAATACGCCATGCTGACGTTCACTTACACATTGAAAAACTTTGGGAAAATGCCTTCAAATGACAGCAATCGCAGACGTGAATACAATGGCGACGGAGGCGGTTTCCGAAATCGTGGCGAAGGCAGAGGGCCGGGAAGCTTTTAA
- a CDS encoding PAS domain S-box protein produces MEMILSQTHWQTIHATLQHLNLIGITFSPDFVIRSISAHALMKTGWQESDLVGQSIFDRLIPKEEEYEVRQMLEEGIQGKRKLEQREIPFIAAKGTVRTFSINSVLIQRENDEIECVTLVGDDITRRRRMESSIAKSNSQLQDLVDNTSDLIQLVAMDGKFIFVNKAWREVLGYGLDQIASMRMEDILHPQHKEEALAQLKEIKLGNSNPGFEAVFMNREGKKVFVAGSVNCRYDNGKPNAFRFILNDYTEKIRAEKAQNLYYSIANWTVTTQNLDDFYQSIHEELGKIIDVKNFFIALYDPSKSFIYFPYYVDQYFQGNVRFTKRKLGNGVTEYAIASNKPLFLSDADIEQLAKTNSLYLYGITPKQLLCVPLRIGDRVTGIIGVKSYDDPNMFDARDLELLEFISGQVALAIARKQSEEELSKYVARLNAIFDSSSHLIWSVNKSLQLTSFNRNYADLIHNQLGVRPSLQSSTEKFGWRMVGNSNRRTLETKYRQALRGEAQYFEFKIERNDGGNMWLEFYLNPIHYADGVIEEVSGIARDITRRKEAELSLRHSEELFRGIFENLQDIYCRINRKGEITMISQSVLKRLGYLPEEVIGHRVLEFFQDKKRIHSALIRLRKTKSLRNFEITLNRKDGTERQFMINMLMFSNDKGKPTEVAVLARDITELKRNELELLKAKEHAERSLKVKEGFLANMSHEIRTPMNGVIGMIDLLGETPLNIEQRDYVLTIKRSSETLLNILNDILDLSKIEAGKMELHQSPISVEELLLKLVSLFGQTAKSKNNTLTYHIAADIPKFIIADQTRLLQILSNLTSNALKFTENGAVKVFLTLLKRDGVRNKIKVEVQDSGIGISATDRQILFTSFTQLDNSSRKSFGGTGLGLAISKQLCELMNGDIGVESVLGQGSTFWFTFETTETTGALVSNVAQLEETPIENVFSSFHPRILLVDDNAVNRKVANEILKKSGCEVDLAESGFKAIEIVETSINAGQPPYDIIFMDIQMPDMDGLETSQELRKKFQSLPPIVAMTAYSMKEDRDRFISQGMDDYIAKPIRAQTLVQKVKELIGSKHIAPPQPAQLAPAPEPALPVLDKEIIDQLNGIGGADLVWSVFEDFVTESNELVEGALNAFAAGDIPTVKSNLHTLKGSGGTVGVAQVAEIARDAEWRLKSDDTSTLAEALPELRKAYALFLDQYEGLLKEWLK; encoded by the coding sequence ATGGAAATGATTTTGTCCCAGACTCACTGGCAAACTATACACGCTACATTACAGCATCTGAACCTGATCGGGATCACCTTTTCCCCGGATTTCGTGATCCGCAGTATCAGTGCACACGCACTCATGAAAACGGGCTGGCAGGAGTCGGACCTGGTAGGGCAGAGCATATTCGACAGACTGATCCCGAAGGAGGAAGAATACGAAGTTCGGCAAATGCTGGAAGAAGGTATTCAGGGTAAAAGGAAGCTTGAACAGCGCGAGATACCTTTTATCGCTGCAAAAGGAACAGTACGTACGTTTTCCATTAACTCGGTATTAATCCAGCGGGAGAATGACGAAATAGAATGTGTTACGCTGGTAGGCGACGATATTACCCGGCGGCGCAGAATGGAATCTTCGATCGCCAAATCCAACTCCCAGTTGCAGGATCTGGTAGATAATACCAGCGACCTTATTCAACTTGTGGCGATGGACGGCAAATTCATTTTTGTCAACAAAGCCTGGCGGGAGGTTCTGGGTTATGGGCTGGACCAGATTGCTTCTATGCGCATGGAAGATATCCTCCACCCACAGCATAAAGAGGAGGCGCTTGCGCAGCTGAAAGAAATTAAGCTCGGCAATTCCAATCCGGGCTTCGAGGCTGTTTTTATGAACCGTGAGGGAAAAAAGGTTTTTGTCGCCGGAAGTGTCAACTGCCGCTACGACAACGGTAAACCGAATGCTTTCAGGTTTATATTAAATGATTATACGGAGAAAATCCGAGCGGAGAAGGCTCAGAACCTGTATTATAGCATTGCAAACTGGACAGTTACCACACAAAACCTCGACGATTTTTACCAAAGCATTCACGAAGAATTGGGAAAGATTATCGATGTTAAAAATTTTTTCATCGCTCTGTATGACCCGAGCAAAAGCTTCATCTATTTCCCCTATTACGTCGATCAGTATTTTCAGGGCAATGTAAGATTTACAAAACGGAAGCTGGGGAACGGCGTTACCGAATATGCGATTGCATCTAATAAACCCCTTTTCCTTTCCGACGCCGATATTGAGCAGCTTGCCAAAACCAATAGCCTGTATTTGTACGGAATTACGCCCAAGCAATTGCTATGCGTCCCGCTGCGTATTGGAGACAGGGTTACCGGGATAATCGGGGTCAAATCGTATGATGATCCCAACATGTTCGACGCGCGCGATCTCGAACTGCTTGAATTTATTTCAGGGCAGGTGGCGCTTGCGATTGCCAGAAAACAAAGTGAGGAAGAACTGAGCAAATACGTCGCCCGGCTGAATGCTATTTTCGACAGCAGTTCCCATTTGATATGGTCGGTAAATAAATCACTCCAGTTGACTTCTTTCAACCGCAACTACGCAGATCTGATCCATAACCAGCTGGGCGTAAGGCCTTCGCTGCAATCCAGTACGGAAAAGTTTGGCTGGCGCATGGTGGGCAACAGCAACCGCCGGACGCTCGAAACCAAGTACCGGCAGGCGCTGAGAGGGGAGGCGCAGTATTTCGAATTCAAAATCGAGCGGAACGATGGCGGCAATATGTGGCTGGAATTTTACCTGAACCCTATTCACTATGCCGATGGGGTTATCGAGGAAGTTTCAGGTATCGCAAGGGACATTACCCGACGGAAAGAAGCGGAATTGTCGCTCCGGCACAGTGAGGAGCTTTTCAGGGGGATATTTGAAAATTTACAGGACATCTATTGCCGGATCAACAGAAAAGGCGAGATCACGATGATCAGCCAGTCGGTACTCAAAAGGCTGGGCTATCTGCCTGAGGAAGTAATAGGGCATCGGGTGCTTGAATTTTTCCAGGACAAAAAACGGATACACTCCGCATTGATCAGGCTCAGAAAAACCAAGAGCCTCCGCAACTTTGAGATCACGCTTAACCGGAAAGATGGTACCGAGCGGCAGTTTATGATCAATATGCTCATGTTTTCGAATGATAAGGGTAAGCCTACGGAAGTGGCTGTGCTGGCCCGCGATATTACCGAGCTGAAAAGGAATGAGCTGGAATTACTGAAAGCCAAAGAACACGCAGAACGTTCGCTGAAAGTGAAGGAAGGTTTCCTGGCCAATATGAGCCACGAAATCCGGACCCCAATGAATGGTGTGATCGGTATGATCGACTTGCTGGGAGAAACGCCCCTGAATATCGAGCAGCGTGATTATGTACTCACGATCAAACGGTCTTCGGAAACGTTGCTCAATATCCTGAACGATATTCTTGACCTTTCGAAAATCGAGGCCGGCAAAATGGAGTTGCACCAGAGTCCCATCTCGGTGGAAGAGTTGCTCCTCAAACTGGTATCACTGTTCGGGCAGACTGCCAAGAGCAAAAACAATACACTGACCTATCACATCGCCGCGGATATTCCCAAATTTATCATCGCCGATCAGACCAGACTTTTACAGATATTGTCGAATCTGACCTCCAATGCGCTGAAATTCACAGAAAATGGTGCAGTGAAAGTTTTCTTAACACTGTTAAAGAGAGATGGTGTGAGGAACAAAATTAAAGTGGAAGTCCAGGACTCCGGCATTGGCATCAGCGCGACCGACAGACAGATTTTGTTCACTTCTTTTACACAACTCGATAATTCTTCCCGGAAATCTTTCGGGGGAACTGGTTTGGGGCTCGCGATTTCCAAGCAGCTTTGTGAATTGATGAACGGGGATATCGGTGTTGAGTCGGTACTCGGCCAGGGCAGTACATTCTGGTTCACTTTTGAAACCACCGAAACTACCGGCGCGCTCGTGAGCAATGTAGCCCAGCTGGAAGAAACCCCGATAGAAAACGTATTTTCAAGTTTTCATCCACGGATATTGTTGGTTGACGATAATGCGGTTAATAGAAAGGTTGCCAACGAAATCCTGAAAAAATCAGGTTGCGAAGTAGACCTCGCAGAGAGCGGTTTCAAAGCAATAGAAATTGTAGAAACGAGCATTAATGCAGGACAGCCGCCTTACGATATTATTTTCATGGACATTCAAATGCCCGATATGGATGGGCTAGAAACTTCTCAGGAACTTCGGAAGAAATTTCAGTCGCTACCGCCTATTGTGGCTATGACCGCTTATTCCATGAAGGAGGACCGCGACCGGTTTATCAGTCAGGGAATGGACGATTACATTGCCAAACCGATCCGAGCACAGACGCTGGTTCAAAAGGTGAAGGAACTGATCGGTAGCAAACATATTGCCCCGCCCCAACCGGCCCAGCTCGCTCCTGCTCCGGAACCTGCACTTCCTGTTTTAGACAAAGAGATTATCGATCAGCTGAATGGAATAGGAGGGGCCGATCTGGTCTGGTCCGTTTTTGAAGATTTTGTGACGGAATCCAATGAATTGGTCGAAGGTGCACTCAACGCATTTGCTGCGGGGGATATTCCCACGGTAAAAAGCAATCTACATACATTGAAAGGGAGTGGCGGAACTGTTGGAGTGGCGCAGGTTGCAGAAATCGCAAGAGACGCCGAGTGGCGGCTGAAATCGGACGATACGAGCACACTGGCGGAAGCATTGCCCGAATTGAGAAAAGCATATGCGTTATTTCTTGACCAATATGAAGGGTTGCTGAAAGAATGGCTTAAATAG
- the rsmA gene encoding 16S rRNA (adenine(1518)-N(6)/adenine(1519)-N(6))-dimethyltransferase RsmA, which translates to MNYKKPDEWKVRAKKHLGQHFLKDLNIAQRIVDGLSGHSGYKQVLEIGPGMGVLTQFLLPKSEFTTSVIEIDRESVAYLRAHYPGLSERIIEGDFLKFNPADYFPEPFAIIGNFPYNISSQIFFRALEIRDRIPEIVCMLQKEVAQRIASPPGNKDYGILSVLLQAFYDIDYLVTVPPGAFNPPPKVQSGVIRLRRNGVSRLDCDEKQFFTVVKTGFNQRRKTLRNALKPLGAFPEHPLLDKRAEQLSVNDFVVLTKLAETITN; encoded by the coding sequence ATGAATTATAAAAAACCGGACGAATGGAAAGTAAGGGCTAAAAAACACCTCGGTCAGCACTTTCTGAAAGACTTGAATATTGCTCAACGCATCGTAGACGGCCTGTCCGGTCACAGCGGTTATAAACAGGTGCTGGAAATCGGGCCAGGCATGGGCGTATTGACCCAATTCCTTTTGCCCAAGTCCGAATTTACCACCTCGGTCATCGAAATCGACCGGGAATCCGTCGCCTATCTGCGCGCACATTATCCCGGGCTATCGGAGCGGATCATTGAGGGCGATTTCCTGAAATTCAATCCGGCTGACTATTTCCCAGAGCCTTTTGCCATTATCGGAAACTTTCCTTACAATATCTCATCGCAGATATTTTTCCGGGCTTTGGAAATCAGGGACCGCATTCCCGAGATCGTTTGTATGCTACAAAAAGAAGTGGCGCAACGCATCGCTTCCCCTCCCGGAAATAAGGACTACGGGATATTAAGTGTATTGCTGCAGGCATTTTATGATATAGATTACCTGGTTACCGTTCCTCCCGGCGCATTCAATCCTCCGCCCAAAGTTCAATCAGGCGTAATAAGGCTTAGGCGCAACGGCGTTTCCCGGCTGGACTGTGATGAAAAGCAATTTTTCACCGTAGTAAAAACCGGTTTCAATCAAAGGCGAAAAACACTAAGAAATGCGTTGAAACCGCTGGGTGCATTTCCTGAGCATCCGCTGCTCGACAAAAGGGCCGAACAATTGAGTGTGAATGATTTTGTAGTGCTAACCAAATTGGCTGAAACGATCACCAATTGA
- the mgtE gene encoding magnesium transporter produces the protein MTFELTQLYVDHIQELIEKKDSAAIRSEMENLFPADITSLLYELETESAKFLVNQLNLETGAEILADMEPGERREFLKAFTSEEISGFVNLFDSDDAVDLLNEQPIRVREEVIALLEDREQARFILDLLHYDEDVAGGLMQKELVKANVNWNVNQCIEELRKQAEDVGKVYAVYVVDDFGKLHGILSLKKIVLAHKNTKIESLYDKDVIFVETYRPAVEVAELMQRYDLDALPVVNVQGKLLGRITIDDVIDVITDLASSDTLAMAGITGDVEEDDTIWQQTKARLPWLLVGMMGGILAAKFISFFEGDLKIIPAMAAFIPIIGSTGGNVGIQTSSIILQSLADKTGIDTTVGQRLLRMFAVAFINGLIISLVVFGFNLLIGNEINLAIVVSTALMSVVFLASFMGTITPILLEKIGINPAVASGPFITTANDLIGYGVYFGLAHMLLHL, from the coding sequence ATGACCTTTGAATTAACACAACTATACGTCGACCATATTCAGGAGCTGATTGAGAAAAAGGACTCTGCTGCTATCAGAAGTGAGATGGAGAACCTTTTTCCAGCCGATATTACCAGCCTGCTGTATGAACTCGAAACAGAAAGTGCCAAATTTCTCGTCAACCAGCTAAACCTGGAAACAGGCGCAGAGATCCTGGCGGATATGGAACCGGGCGAGCGCCGCGAGTTTTTGAAGGCTTTCACTTCCGAGGAAATTTCAGGTTTCGTCAATCTTTTCGATTCTGATGATGCCGTGGATTTGCTCAATGAGCAGCCTATCCGTGTGAGAGAAGAGGTAATTGCATTACTGGAAGACCGCGAGCAGGCCCGGTTTATCCTCGACTTGCTGCATTATGACGAAGATGTGGCTGGTGGTTTAATGCAGAAAGAGCTGGTAAAAGCGAATGTGAACTGGAATGTAAATCAATGCATTGAAGAGCTTCGCAAGCAGGCTGAGGATGTGGGCAAGGTGTACGCGGTTTATGTGGTAGATGATTTTGGAAAGCTGCACGGTATATTGTCACTTAAAAAGATTGTCCTGGCGCATAAGAATACCAAAATCGAAAGCCTCTACGATAAGGATGTGATTTTTGTCGAAACCTATCGCCCGGCCGTGGAAGTAGCAGAACTCATGCAACGCTATGACCTGGACGCATTGCCGGTTGTGAATGTACAGGGCAAATTATTGGGCCGGATCACGATCGATGACGTGATCGATGTGATTACAGATCTGGCCAGTTCCGATACCCTCGCGATGGCGGGTATTACCGGCGATGTGGAAGAAGATGATACGATCTGGCAGCAAACTAAGGCGCGCCTTCCCTGGCTTTTGGTGGGAATGATGGGAGGAATACTTGCAGCGAAGTTCATCAGCTTTTTTGAAGGCGATTTGAAAATAATCCCCGCAATGGCTGCATTCATTCCCATTATCGGATCTACGGGCGGAAATGTCGGCATTCAAACCTCCTCGATTATTCTGCAAAGCCTTGCCGATAAAACCGGGATTGATACGACCGTCGGACAACGATTGCTGCGCATGTTCGCAGTCGCTTTTATCAACGGACTGATCATCAGCCTGGTTGTTTTTGGCTTTAACCTGCTGATCGGGAATGAAATCAATTTGGCGATTGTCGTGTCGACGGCATTGATGTCGGTCGTTTTCCTGGCCTCATTTATGGGTACAATTACGCCGATATTGTTGGAAAAAATAGGTATCAATCCGGCAGTTGCTTCCGGGCCATTTATTACAACTGCCAATGATCTCATCGGCTATGGCGTATATTTCGGACTTGCGCACATGCTTTTGCACCTGTAA
- a CDS encoding L-serine ammonia-lyase codes for MKEERISVFDIFKIGIGPSSSHTLGPWRAAQRFLDLVKSSTDLSNVQQVHVHLYGSLAKTGRGHGTDIAVILGLSGYDPVTIETASIDDILANIATTESTMLHGEMQIRFAPKEHVVFHKTESLPFHPNGLRFVAECGAQGVFEETYFSIGGGFVIQEGEESNAVAPIHLPYPIDYAGDLLKWHQSSGKAIWEIVLENETAWKDEKSIRSGLMNIWRVMQESIFLGCQTSGELPGGLHVRRRAAALNQKLLKEQTCIDCTDWMDRVRNGGAGFNYTLDWVSCFALAVNEQNASFSRVVTAPTNGAAGVIPAVIQFYITFCGGTEDDIFKFLLTAGEIGSIFKKGATISAAMGGCQAEIGVSSAMAAAGLAQVSGGTVEQCLMAAEIAMEHHLGLTCDPVGGLVQIPCIERNTMGAIKAITASQLALQSNPENAKVSLDNVVKTMWQTALDMNNRYKETSEGGLAVNIPISLSEC; via the coding sequence ATGAAAGAGGAAAGAATTTCGGTTTTTGATATTTTTAAAATTGGCATCGGGCCTTCGAGTTCACATACTCTGGGTCCCTGGCGGGCAGCGCAGCGTTTTCTTGACCTGGTTAAAAGCAGTACTGATCTGAGCAATGTTCAGCAGGTTCATGTGCATTTATATGGATCGCTCGCTAAAACCGGAAGAGGACACGGGACCGACATTGCCGTTATCTTAGGACTCAGCGGATATGATCCCGTAACGATCGAAACCGCTTCCATTGACGATATACTGGCTAATATTGCCACAACCGAAAGCACCATGCTGCATGGGGAAATGCAGATCCGTTTTGCTCCAAAAGAACATGTGGTATTTCACAAAACAGAATCACTTCCCTTTCATCCGAATGGTTTAAGATTTGTGGCTGAGTGTGGCGCGCAGGGAGTTTTCGAAGAAACTTATTTCTCGATTGGAGGTGGCTTCGTAATTCAGGAAGGGGAGGAAAGTAACGCTGTGGCTCCCATACATTTGCCCTATCCCATTGACTATGCCGGTGATTTGCTGAAATGGCACCAATCTTCTGGTAAGGCGATTTGGGAAATTGTTTTGGAAAATGAGACGGCGTGGAAAGATGAAAAGTCGATCCGAAGCGGATTGATGAATATCTGGCGTGTGATGCAGGAAAGTATTTTCCTCGGCTGCCAGACCAGTGGAGAACTTCCCGGCGGGTTGCATGTAAGAAGACGCGCTGCGGCTTTGAACCAAAAATTGTTAAAAGAACAGACCTGCATTGATTGCACCGACTGGATGGACAGGGTCCGGAATGGAGGGGCAGGATTCAATTATACGCTCGACTGGGTTAGTTGTTTTGCCCTGGCTGTCAATGAGCAGAATGCATCTTTCAGCCGGGTTGTGACGGCTCCTACCAATGGAGCGGCTGGCGTTATCCCTGCTGTGATTCAATTTTACATTACTTTTTGCGGGGGTACGGAGGATGATATTTTCAAGTTTTTGCTCACAGCCGGGGAAATTGGCAGTATTTTCAAAAAGGGAGCGACCATATCTGCTGCAATGGGCGGCTGTCAGGCCGAGATCGGCGTTTCTTCTGCTATGGCAGCCGCCGGCCTCGCGCAGGTTTCCGGTGGAACGGTGGAACAATGCCTGATGGCAGCGGAGATCGCAATGGAACATCACCTCGGACTTACCTGCGATCCCGTAGGAGGATTAGTGCAGATTCCGTGTATTGAAAGGAATACCATGGGGGCAATTAAAGCCATTACCGCATCACAATTGGCGCTGCAAAGCAATCCTGAAAACGCGAAAGTGTCGCTGGATAATGTGGTAAAAACCATGTGGCAAACCGCACTGGATATGAACAACCGCTACAAGGAAACTTCGGAGGGAGGTTTGGCAGTAAACATCCCGATTAGTCTGAGTGAATGCTAG
- the dtd gene encoding D-aminoacyl-tRNA deacylase produces MIAVIQRVSSASVTIDGKINGEIGTGFLVLLGITHLDTVEDMEWLGKKIVGLRVFGDSEGKMNLDLKSVDGDILLISQFTLHASTKKGNRPSFIEAAKADIAVPLYEEMIRFLTKETGKPIQCGQFGADMKVALLNDGPVTIIIDSKRRE; encoded by the coding sequence ATGATTGCAGTTATTCAGCGTGTAAGCAGCGCCTCGGTTACAATTGACGGGAAAATAAATGGAGAAATCGGCACAGGGTTTTTGGTGTTACTGGGAATTACCCACCTGGACACGGTGGAGGATATGGAGTGGCTCGGCAAGAAGATAGTTGGGCTGAGGGTATTTGGGGATAGCGAGGGCAAGATGAATCTGGACCTTAAATCAGTAGACGGCGACATTCTGCTCATAAGTCAGTTTACGCTTCATGCAAGTACCAAAAAGGGAAACCGACCCTCTTTCATCGAAGCAGCGAAAGCAGATATCGCGGTCCCTCTGTATGAAGAAATGATCCGGTTTTTAACAAAAGAAACAGGAAAACCCATTCAATGCGGCCAGTTCGGTGCTGATATGAAAGTCGCTTTATTAAACGACGGCCCTGTGACGATTATAATTGATTCTAAAAGGAGGGAGTAA
- a CDS encoding nucleotide pyrophosphohydrolase, whose product MTIQQAQDDVDTWIKTYGVRYFSELTNMTILTEEVGEMARIMARTYGDQSFKKSDLGKDLGDEMADVLWVLICIANQTGINLTEALEKNITKKTARDKDRHKQNPKL is encoded by the coding sequence ATGACAATCCAGCAAGCACAAGACGACGTCGACACGTGGATAAAAACCTACGGTGTCCGCTACTTTTCGGAACTGACCAATATGACGATCCTGACGGAGGAGGTAGGCGAAATGGCCCGGATTATGGCGCGTACATATGGTGACCAGTCTTTCAAGAAAAGCGATCTTGGGAAAGATCTTGGAGACGAAATGGCCGACGTGCTCTGGGTGTTAATATGCATTGCCAACCAAACCGGCATTAACCTGACCGAAGCACTGGAAAAAAATATCACCAAGAAAACGGCGCGTGACAAAGACCGGCACAAGCAAAATCCAAAGTTATAA